The following coding sequences are from one Macaca mulatta isolate MMU2019108-1 chromosome 7, T2T-MMU8v2.0, whole genome shotgun sequence window:
- the ZFHX2 gene encoding zinc finger homeobox protein 2, whose translation MATLNSASTTGTTPSPGHNGPSPPLDTSSSSIPSDPVTKDPPAAPSTSENMRYSEPGGQPLESGCGLIPPKEIGEPQEGPDCGHFPPNDPRMEKDKEQEEEEEGLPPMDLSNHLFFTAGGEAYLVAKLSLPGDSELLLPKGFPWGEVGIKEEPSLPFLAYPPPSHLTALHIQHGFDPIQGFSSSDQILSHDTSAPSPAACEERHGAFWSYQLAPNPPGDPKDGPMGNSGVNHVAVFWLCLLCRLGFSKPQAFMGHTQSHGVKLTPAQYQGLSDSPAVLQEGDEGCEALISFLEPKLPARPSSDIPLDNSSTVNMEANVAQTEDGPPEAEVQALVLLDEEVMALSPPSPSTATWDPSPTQAKESPVAAGEAGPDWFPEGQEEDGGLCPPLNQSSPTSKEGGTLPAPVGSPEDPSDPPQPYRLADDYTPAPAAFQGLSLSSHMSLLHSRNSCKTLKCPKCNWHYKYQQTLDVHMREKHPESNSHCSYCSAGGAHPRLARGESYNCGYKPYRCDVCNYSTTTKGNLSIHMQSDKHLANLQGFQAGPGGQGSPPEASLTPSTGDKEPKTKSSWQCKVCSYETNISRNLRIHMTSEKHMQNVLMLHQGLPLGLPPGLMGPGPPPPPGATPTTHPELFQYFGPQALGQPQTPLPGPGLRPDKPLEAQLLLNGFHHLGAPARKFPTPAPGSLSPDAHLPPSQLLGSSSDSLPTSPPPDDSPSLKVFRCLVCQVFSTDNLELLLYHCSIGRSLPEAEWKEVAGDTHRCKLCCYGTQLKANFQLHLKTDKHAQKYQLAAHLREGGGAMSTPSPVSLGDGAPYGSVSPLHLRCNICDFESNSKEKMQLHARGAAHEENSQIYKFLLEMEGAEAGAELGLYHCLLCAWETPSRLAVLQHLRAPAHRDAQAQRRLQLLQNGPAAEEGLAALQSILSFSHGQLRTPGKAPVTPLAEPPTPEKDAQNKTEQLASEETENKTGPSRDSANQTTVYCCPYCSFLSPESSQVRAHTLSQHAVQPKYRCPLCQEQLVGRPALHFHLSHLHNVVPECVEKLLLVATTVEMTFTTKVLSGPTLSPLDDGQEPPTHGPEPTPSRDQTAEGPNLTPEASPDPLPEPPLASVEAPDKPLGSPGQPPSPAPSPVSQPDAQAEDIAPPPTMAEEEEGTTGELRSAEPAPADSRHPLTYRKTTNFALDKFLDPARPYKCTVCKESFTQKNILLVHYNSVSHLHKMKKAAIDPSAPARGEAGAPPTTTAATDKPFKCTVCRVSYNQSSTLEIHMRSVLHQTRSRGTKTDSKIEGPERSQEEPKEGETEGEVGTEKKGPDPSGFISGLPFLSPPPPPLDLHRFPAPLFTPPVLPPFPLVPESLLKLQQQQLLLPFYLHDLKVGPKLTLAGPAPVLSLPAATPPPPPPPPKAELAEREWERPPMAKEGNEAGPSSPPHPLPNEAARTAAKALLENFGFELVIQYNEGKQAAPPPPTPPPPEALGGGDKLACGACGKLFSNMLILKTHEEHVHRRFLPFEALSRYAAQFRKSYDSLYPPLAEPPKPPDGSLDSPAPHLGPPFLVPEPEAGGTHAPEERSQAGGHWPIEEEESSRGNLPPLVPAGRRFSRTKFTEFQTQALQSFFETSAYPKDGEVERLASLLGLASRVVVVWFQNARQKARKNACEGGSMPTGGGTGGASGCRRCHATFSCVFELVRHLKKCYDDQTPEEEEEEAERGEEEEEVEEEVEEEQGLEPPAGPEGPLPEPPDGEELSQAEATKAGGKESEEKATPSPSPAHTCDQCAISFSSQDLLTSHRRLHFLPSLQPSAPPQLLDLPLLVFGERNPLVAATSPMPGPPLKRKHEDGSLSPTGSEAGGGGEGEPPRDKRLRTTILPEQLEILYRWYMQDSNPTRKMLDCISEEVGLKKRVVQVWFQNTRARERKGQFRSTPGGVPSPAVKPPATATPASLPKFNLLLGKVDDGTGREAPKREAPAFPYPTATLASGPLPFLPPGKEATTLTPEPPLPLPPPPPPSEEEGPEEPPKASPESEACSLSAGDLSDSSASSLAEPESPGAGGTSGGPGGGTGVPDGMGQRRYRTQMSSLQLKIMKACYEAYRTPTMQECEVLGEEIGLPKRVIQVWFQNARAKEKKAKLQGAAAGSTGGSSEGPLAAQRTDCPYCDVKYDFYVSCRGHLFSRQHLAKLKEAVRAQLKSESKCYDLAPAPEAPPAPKAPPATTPASVPLGAAPTLPRLAPVLLSGPALAQPPLGNLAPFNSGPAASSGLLSLATSVLPTTTVVQTAGPGRPLPQRPMPDQTNTSTAGTTDPVPGPPTEPLGDKVSGERKPIAAPTSSSNDALKNLKALKTTVPALLGGQFLPFPLPPAGGTAPPAVFGPQLQGAYFQQLYGMKKGLFPMNPVIPQTLIGLLPNALLQPPPQPPEPTVTAPPKPPELPTPGEGEAGEVDELLTGSTGISTVDVTHRYLCRQCKMAFDGEAPATAHQRSFCFFGRGSGGSMPPPLRVPICTYHCLACEVLLSGREALASHLRSSAHRRKAAPPQGGPPISITNAATAASAAVAFAKEEARLPHTDSNPKTTTTSTLLAL comes from the exons ATGGCCACCCTTAACTCAGCCTCTACCACTGGTACCACCCCCTCCCCTGGGCACAATGGCCCATCCCCGCCTTTGGACACCTCCTCCTCCAGCATCCCCTCTGATCCTGTCACCAAAGATCCCCCTGCTGCCCCCTCCACCTCTGAGAACATGAGGTACTCAGAGCCAGGGGGACAGCCCCTGGAGTCAGGCTGTGGCCTCATCCCACCAAAGGAGATTGGGGAGCCCCAGGAAGGGCCTGACTGTGGTCACTTCCCACCAAATGACCCAAGGATGGAAAAGGacaaggagcaggaggaggaagaagaagggctCCCTCCCATGGACCTGAGCAACCACTTATTCTTCACAGCTGGAGGTGAGGCCTACCTAGTGGCCAAGCTGTCCCTACCAGGTGACAGTGAACTCCTGTTACCAAAGGGCTTCCCCTGGGGTGAGGTGGGCATCAAGGAAGAGCCCAGTCTTCCCTTCCTTGCCTACCCACCCCCTTCACACCTCACTGCCCTTCACATCCAACATGGCTTTGACCCAATCCAAGGCTTTAGCTCTTCTGACCAAATTCTGTCCCATGATACCTCAGCACCATCTCCGGCTGCCTGTGAGGAAAGGCATGGAGCTTTCTGGAGCTATCAGCTGGCTCCAAATCCACCCGGAGATCCCAAAGATGGCCCCATGGGGAACAGCGGGGTCAACCACGTGGCAGTCTTCTGGCTCTGCCTTCTGTGCCGCCTGGGTTTCAGCAAGCCCCAGGCCTTTATGGGTCACACACAGTCTCATGGGGTGAAGTTAACCCCTGCCCAATATCAGGGCCTGTCAGATAGCCCAGCTGTGCTCCAGGAGGGGGATGAAGGCTGCGAGGCCCTCATAAGCTTTCTGGAACCAAAACTCCCTGCTCGCCCCTCTTCCGACATACCCCTTGACAATAGCAGCACAGTGAACATGGAGGCGAATGTGGCCCAGACGGAGGATGGCCCCCCTGAGGCAGAAGTCCAGGCCCTTGTCCTCCTGGATGAAGAAGTCATGGCCCTGAGCCCACCCTCTCCATCCACAGCGACCTGGGACCCCAGCCCAACCCAAGCCAAAGAATCGCCAGTAGCAGCAGGCGAGGCAGGGCCAGATTGGTTCCCTGAGGGGCAAGAAGAGGATGGAGGGCTCTGCCCCCCACTCAACCAAAGCTCACCCACCTCCAAGGAGGGGGGCACTCTCCCTGCCCCAGTGGGCTCCCCCGAAGACCCCAGTGACCCACCCCAGCCCTATCGCCTAGCTGATGACtacaccccagcccctgcagccTTCCAGGGCCTCAGCCTGTCTAGCCACATGTCCCTGCTCCACTCACGCAACTCCTGCAAGACACTCAAGTGTCCCAAGTGCAACTGGCACTACAAGTACCAGCAGACCCTGGATGTGCACATGCGAGAGAAGCACCCTGAGAGCAACAGTCACTGTAGCTACTGCAGTGCTGGGGGCGCCCACCCCCGCCTTGCTCGTGGAGAGAGCTACAACTGTGGCTACAAACCCTACCGCTGCGATGTCTGCAACTACTCTACCACCACCAAAGGCAACCTCAGCATCCATATGCAGTCTGACAAGCACCTGGCCAACCTGCAGGGCTTCCAGGCGGGCCCTGGTGGGCAGGGAAGTCCACCAGAGGCATCACTCACACCCTCCACGGGAGACAAAGAGCCTAAGACCAAATCATCCTGGCAGTGCAAGGTGTGCAGCTACGAGACGAACATCTCCCGCAACCTGCGCATCCATATGACCTCTGAGAAGCACATGCAGAATGTCCTAATGCTGCACCAGGGGCTGCCGCTGGGCCTGCCACCTGGATTGATGGGGCCAGGCCCTCCTCCCCCACCAGGCGCTACCCCCACTACCCACCCTGAACTCTTCCAGTACTTTGGGCCCCAGGCCCTAGGGCAGCCTCAGACTCCCTTGCCTGGCCCAGGGCTGAGGCCAGACAAGCCCCTGGAAGCCCAGCTGCTTCTCAATGGTTTCCACCACCTTGGAGCACCTGCCCGCAAGTTCCCCACACCCG CCCCTGGAAGCCTATCCCCTGACGCCCACCTGCCTCCAAGTCAGCTTCTGGGTTCCTCATCCGACAGCCTGCCCACCTCACCACCCCCAGATGATAGCCCGTCCCTGAAGGTGTTTCGCTGCCTAGTGTGCCAGGTCTTCAGCACAGACAACCTGGAGCTGCTGCTCTACCACTGCAGCATAGGCCGGAGCCTCCCGGAAGCTGAATGGAAGGAGGTGGCTGGTGACACCCACCGCTGCAAGCTTTGCTGCTATGGCACCCAGCTCAAGGCCAACTTCCAACTCCACCTCAAGACTGACAAACATGCTCAGAAGTACCAGCTGGCAGCCCACCTGCGGGAGGGGGGTGGGGCCATGAGCACCCCTTCCCCAGTGTCCCTGGGAGATGGGGCTCCTTATGGGTCTGTCTCTCCGCTGCACCTGCGCTGCAACATCTGTGACTTTGAGTCCAACAGCAAGGAGAAGATGCAGCTGCATGCCAGGGGTGCAGCCCACGAAGAAAACAGCCAAATATACAAG TTTCTGCTGGAAATGGAGGGAGCAGAggcaggggcagagctggggctaTACCACTGCCTGTTGTGTGCGTGGGAGACACCCTCCCGCTTGGCTGTGCTGCAACACCTGCGCGCACCTGCCCACCGTGATGCCCAGGCCCAGAGGCGTCTGCAGCTACTACAGAATGGCCCAGCTGCTGAGGAAGGACTCGCAGCTCTTCAGAGCATCCTAAGCTTCAGCCACGGGCAGCTCCGGACTCCCG GGAAGGCTCCTGTCACCCCCTTAGCTGAGCCACCCACCCCTGAGAAAGATGCCCAGAACAAGACAGAACAATTGG CTtcagaagagacagaaaacaagacTGGCCCTTCCAGAGACAGTGCCAACCAGACCACG GTATACTGCTGTCCATACTGCAGCTTCCTGAGCCCAGAGTCCAGCCAGGTGAGGGCTCATACACTCTCCCAGCACGCGGTGCAGCCCAAGTACAGATGCCCACTGTGCCAGGAACAGCTGGTGGGCCGGCCTGCCCTGCACTTCCACCTTAGCCACCTTCACAACGTGGTGCCCGAGTGCGTTGAGAAGCTGCTGCTTGTA GCTACAACTGTAGAAATGACATTTACAACCAAAGTGCTGTCTGGACCCACATTAAGCCCTCTGGACGATGGCCAAGAACCCCCAACTCATGGGCCAGAGCCTACACCCAGCAGAGACCAGACAGCAG AAGGCCCTAACCTGACCCCAGAAGCCAGTCCAGATCCTCTTCCTGAGCCTCCCTTGGCCTCAGTTGAGGCCCCAGACAAACCCTTGGGAAGTCCTGGTCaacctccttctccagccccatCTCCAGTCTCTCAGCCTGATGCGCAAGCTGAAGACATAGCTCCTCCGCCTACcatggctgaggaggaagaggggaccACTGGGGAGCTCCGCTCTGCAGAGCCAGCTCCAGCTGACTCTCGCCACCCTCTGACCTATCGGAAAACCACCAACTTTGCCCTGGACAAGTTTCTGGACCCTGCCCGACCCTATAAGTGCACTGTGTGTAAGGAGTCCTTCACCCAGAAGAATATTCTATTGGTTCATTATAATTCTGTCTCCCACCTGCATAAGATGAAGAAGGCTGCCATTGACCCCTCTGCCCCTGCCCGGGGAGAGGCTGGTGCCCCACCTACCACCACTGCTGCCACAGACAAGCCCTTTAAGTGTACAGTCTGCCGAGTCTCCTACAACCAGAGCTCCACCCTGGAGATCCATATGCGGTCAGTTCTGCATCAGACTCGCTCTCGGGGAACCAAGACTGATTCCAAGATTGAAGGGCCAGAACGCAGCCAAGAAGAGCCCAAGGAAGGCGAGACAGAGGGGGAGGTGGGCACTGAGAAGAAGGGCCCTGACCCCAGTGGCTTCATATCTGGATTGCCTTTcctgtcccctcccccacctcccttgGACCTGCATCGATTCCCAGCCCCTCTCTTCACCCCACCAGTCCTGCCCCCCTTCCCTCTGGTGCCCGAATCACTGCTTAAgctccagcagcagcagctgctccTGCCCTTCTACCTCCATGATCTCAAGGTGGGGCCCAAGCTGACACTAGCTGGGCCTGCACCTGTGCTGTCCCTGCCAGCTGccacccctcctcctccacccccacctcccaaggCTGAGCTGGCTGAGCGGGAGTGGGAGCGGCCCCCCATGGCCAAAGAGGGCAATGAGGCAGGGCCTTCCTCACCCCCCCACCCATTGCCCAACGAGGCTGCCCGCACTGCAGCCAAAGCCCTTCTAGAAAACTTTGGCTTTGAGCTGGTGATCCAGTACAATGAAGGGAAGCAAGCTGcgccccctccccctaccccacccccacctgagGCCCTCGGGGGTGGGGACAAGCTGGCCTGTGGGGCCTGTGGGAAACTCTTCTCCAATATGCTTATCCTCAAGACACATGAGGAACATGTCCACCGCCGCTTTCTGCCCTTTGAAGCTCTGAGCCGTTATGCTGCTCAGTTTCGAAAGAGCTATGACAGCCTATACCCGCCCCTTGCAGAGCCCCCCAAACCTCCTGATGGGTCTCTGGATTCACCTGCTCCCCATCTGGGCCCACCCTTCCTGGTcccagagcctgaggcaggggggACCCATGCCCCTGAAGAGCGAAGTCAAGCAGGGGGACACTGGCCCATAGAGGAGGAAGAAAGCTCCAGAGGGAATCTTCCTCCCCTGGTGCCTGCCGGCCGCCGGTTCTCCAGAACCAAGTTCACAGAGTTCCAGACCCAAGCCCTGCAGTCTTTCTTTGAGACTAGTGCCTACCCCAAAGACGGAGAGGTGGAGCGACTCGCAAGTCTGTTGGGTCTCGCTAGCCGTGTGGTGGTGGTGTGGTTCCAGAATGCCCGCCAGAAAGCACGCAAAAATGCCTGTGAGGGTGGGTCCATGCCAACCGGAGGAGGCACTGGGGGAGCCTCCGGCTGCAGGCGTTGCCACGCCACTTTCTCCTGTGTTTTTGAGTTGGTGCGCCACCTCAAGAAGTGCTATGATGACCAGACccctgaagaggaggaggaagaggcagagagaggggaagaggaggaagaggtggaagAAGAAGTAGAGGAGGAACAGGGCCTTGAACCCCCTGCAGGGCCTGAGGGTCCATTACCAGAGCCTCCAGATGGGGAGGAGCTGAGCCAAGCAGAGGCAACAAAGGCAGGAGGCAAAGAGTCTGAAGAGAAGGCTACTCCATCACCTTCCCCAGCCCACACCTGTGACCAGTGTGCCATTTCTTTCTCCAGTCAGGACCTCCTGACCAGTCACCGCCGACTACATTTCCTACCATCTCTGCAGCCCAGTGCTCCTCCCCAACTCCTAGATCTGCCCTTGCTGGTGTTTGGGGAAAGAAACCCCCTGGTGGCAGCCACCTCACCAATGCCAGGGCCACCTCTCAAACGGAAGCATGAGGACGGCAGCTTGTCCCCCACAGGCAGTGAagcagggggaggaggggagggcgAGCCCCCCAGGGACAAGCGCCTGCGTACCACCATCTTGCCTGAGCAGCTTGAGATCCTGTACCGTTGGTACATGCAGGATTCCAACCCAACACGCAAGATGCTCGACTGCATCTCCGAGGAGGTGGGGCTCAAAAAGCGAGTGGTACAGGTCTGGTTCCAGAATACCAGGGCCCGGGAGAGGAAAGGCCAGTTTCGAAGCACCCCTGGGGGAGTGCCTAGTCCAGCAGTGAAACCGCCTGCCACAGCCACCCCTGCATCCTTGCCCAAGTTCAACCTCTTATTAGGCAAGGTAGATGATGGCACTGGAAGGGAGGCCCCAAAGAGGGAAGCACCTGCTTTTCCCTACCCCACTGCCACCCTTGCTTCTGGGCCCCTGCCTTTCCTACCACCTGGGAAAGAGGCCACCACCCTAACACCAGAGCCACCTCtacctctcccacctccccctccACCCAGTGAGGAAGAGGGCCCGGAGGAACCACCTAAAGCTTCTCCAGAGAGTGAGGCTTGCAGTCTGTCTGCAGGAGATCTGAGTGATTCATCTGCTTCCAGCCTAGCTGAACCAGAATCCCCTGGGGCTGGAGGGACCAGTGGGGGACCTGGAGGTGGGACTGGTGTTCCAGACGGAATGGGGCAGCGGCGCTACAGGACCCAGATGAGCAGCCTGCAGCTGAAGATCATGAAAGCCTGCTATGAAGCTTACCGCACCCCTACCATGCAGGAGTGTGAGGTTCTGGGAGAGGAGATTGGGCTGCCCAAGAGAGTCATCCAGGTCTGGTTCCAGAATGCTCGTGCCAAGGAAAAGAAGGCCAAACTACAGGGGGCAGCCGCTGGGAGCACTGGAGGCAGCAGTGAGGGCCCCTTAGCAGCCCAGCGCACTGACTGCCCCTATTGTGATGTCAAGTATGATTTCTATGTCTCCTGCCGAGGCCATCTCTTTTCCCGTCAGCACCTGGCCAAGCTCAAGGAGGCAGTCCGAGCCCAGCTGAAGAGTGAAAGCAAGTGCTACGACTTGGCCCCGGCACCTGAGGCTCCCCCAGCTCCCAAGGCCCCACCTGCGACCACacctgcctccgtgcccctcggGGCTGCCCCAACCTTGCCTCGCCTGGCCCCGGTCCTCTTGTCTGGTCCAGCTCTGGCTCAGCCCCCGCTGGGCAACTTAGCTCCTTTCAATTCAG GCCCAGCAGCCTCCTCAGGCCTCCTCAGCCTCGCCACTTCGGTCCTGCCTACCACCACAGTGGTCCAGACTGCTGGCCCAGGCCGCCCCTTACCTCAGAGACCCATGCCCGACCAAACCAACACCTCCACAGCAGGCACCACTGACCCTGTCCCGGGCCCTCCTACTGAGCCCTTGGGGGACAAGGTCTCCGGTGAGCGAAAGCCAATTGCAGCCCCCACCAGCTCCTCCAATGATGCCCTCAAGAACCTCAAAGCATTGAAGACCACTGTCCCAGCCCTGTTAGGGGGTCAGTTCCTGCCCTTTCCATTGCCCCCTGCTGGGGGAACAGCACCGCCAGCTGTCTTTGGTCCCCAGCTACAGGGGGCCTACTTCCAACAGCTCTATGGCATGAAGAAGGGGCTATTTCCCATGAACCCCGTGATACCTCAGACCCTCATTGGGCTGCTACCGAATGCCCTCCTCCAGCCACCACCCCAGCCCCCTGAGCCCACAGTCACAGCACCTCCAAAGCCTCCTGAACTGCCCACTccaggggagggggaggctgGTGAGGTTGATGAGCTGCTGACAGGCAGCACTGGCATCTCCACCGTGGATGTAACTCATCGCTACCTTTGCCGCCAGTGCAAGATGGCATTTGACGGGGAGGCCCCAGCTACTGCCCACCAGAGATCCTTCTGCTTCTTTGGGCGGGGCTCTGGGGGCTCCATGCCACCCCCATTGCGGGTGCCCATCTGCACCTACCACTGCCTGGCATGTGAGGTGCTGCTGAGTGGGCGTGAAGCCCTGGCCTCCCACCTGCGCTCCTCGGCCCACAGGCGCAAGGCAGCCCCACCTCAAGGGGGCCCACCCATCTCCATCACCAACGCCGCCACTGCTGCCTCGGCTGCTGTGGCTTTTGCCAAAGAGGAAGCAAGATTACCTCACACGGACTCCAACCCAAAAACTACTACTACCTCTACACTTCTAGCTTTATAA